One Halobaculum marinum genomic window carries:
- a CDS encoding metal-dependent hydrolase, whose translation MGPVGHAIVAYLAWTTFTHLRGGRSPTTPEVWLVALGSQFPDLVDKPLAWSLSVLPAGRSLGHSLFTVVALAILLRRLVPPDRHSLIVPFLAAILTHDLTDAIAPLNRGEPEYVAYLMWPVVEQPQYDPPPPLLAAFGESVLHGLSGTGVVVIAVTVAVWLADGAPGLPRGRRSRKD comes from the coding sequence ATGGGGCCAGTCGGACACGCCATCGTGGCGTACCTCGCGTGGACCACGTTCACCCACCTCCGTGGCGGGCGTTCCCCGACGACGCCGGAAGTGTGGCTCGTGGCCCTCGGAAGCCAGTTTCCAGACCTCGTCGACAAGCCGCTCGCGTGGTCCTTGAGTGTGCTTCCCGCCGGACGGTCACTTGGCCACTCGCTTTTCACCGTCGTGGCGCTCGCGATCCTCCTCCGCCGGTTGGTCCCGCCAGACCGGCACTCGCTGATCGTGCCGTTCTTGGCGGCCATACTCACGCACGACCTCACGGACGCCATCGCTCCCCTCAACCGCGGCGAACCTGAGTACGTCGCGTACCTCATGTGGCCCGTCGTCGAACAGCCTCAGTACGATCCGCCGCCGCCGTTGTTGGCTGCGTTCGGTGAGAGTGTGCTCCACGGGCTTTCGGGAACCGGCGTGGTGGTGATCGCGGTCACAGTCGCGGTCTGGCTCGCCGATGGCGCGCCCGGTCTCCCGCGTGGTCGGCGATCTCGCAAGGACTGA
- a CDS encoding YgaP family membrane protein: MEKNVGSTDQLVRVLVGAVAGVVSLATLAGVIGLPAILSPILGVVAVAMLVTGLTSTCWLYSLLGVSTR, from the coding sequence ATGGAGAAAAACGTCGGTTCGACAGATCAGCTCGTTCGGGTACTCGTCGGTGCTGTCGCGGGCGTCGTCTCGCTGGCGACGCTCGCGGGCGTCATCGGACTGCCGGCGATCCTGTCGCCGATCCTCGGCGTCGTCGCCGTCGCAATGCTCGTGACCGGTCTCACCAGCACGTGCTGGCTCTACTCGCTGCTCGGCGTCAGCACGCGCTGA
- a CDS encoding universal stress protein: protein MRIVFATDLSDANRVALRSQTHLRCLANIGVREVHLFTVVPSNVSSGLPGMDAASDAREALGSYRAVFEDAGFDVETHVARGAPFRRINGLAERLPADMIVVGSRGQSPLRNRLIGDTARNVARTAVVPLLVERVDVDEGTPTVAHDHLFRDVLYVTDFSDNAERAAEFLPRLRAATEHVTLLHVRGREQMDSGSPESAARDRLTALADDLSERMDVETAVSVRSGSAVEEILAEEERVGATTTLLGARGTSRLRRLLLGSVSESVVARSDANVLLVPPASVPPR, encoded by the coding sequence ATGCGCATCGTGTTCGCGACGGACCTCTCGGACGCGAATCGGGTCGCGCTCCGGTCGCAGACCCACCTGCGGTGTCTCGCCAACATCGGCGTGCGGGAGGTCCATCTGTTCACGGTGGTCCCGAGCAACGTCTCCAGCGGCTTGCCGGGGATGGACGCGGCTAGCGACGCCCGCGAGGCGCTCGGCTCGTACCGCGCGGTGTTCGAAGACGCGGGATTCGATGTCGAGACACACGTCGCACGCGGTGCCCCGTTCCGGCGGATCAACGGGCTGGCCGAACGGCTCCCGGCAGACATGATCGTCGTCGGGTCGCGGGGGCAGAGTCCTCTGCGCAACCGGTTGATCGGTGACACCGCTAGGAACGTGGCGCGAACCGCGGTCGTCCCGCTCCTGGTCGAACGGGTCGACGTGGACGAGGGGACGCCGACCGTCGCCCACGACCACCTGTTTCGTGACGTGTTGTACGTCACGGACTTCTCCGACAACGCCGAACGCGCCGCCGAGTTCCTCCCGCGGCTCCGCGCGGCGACCGAGCACGTGACACTCCTCCACGTCAGAGGTCGCGAGCAGATGGACAGCGGGAGCCCAGAATCGGCGGCACGGGACCGACTCACGGCGCTCGCGGACGACCTCTCCGAGCGGATGGACGTGGAGACGGCCGTCAGCGTCCGGTCGGGGAGCGCAGTCGAGGAGATTCTCGCCGAGGAGGAGCGCGTCGGCGCGACGACGACGCTGCTGGGCGCACGCGGGACCAGTCGCCTCCGTCGCCTCCTGCTCGGTAGCGTCTCCGAGTCGGTCGTGGCCCGCAGCGACGCGAACGTGCTGCTCGTGCCGCCCGCGTCCGTCCCCCCACGATAA
- a CDS encoding helix-turn-helix domain-containing protein, with the protein MSVEARFTVASDSIPLGPLFEEYPTLVAELERIVPTGRSVTPSIWISGVAWDQQEHVVEHLERESSVDGVELVDRFDNECLVEVEWNVSTSGVVGALVNTDVIVLSAVGSRHQWRLKLRAHSRDALANFQRRCDKYEIPIELRSIREQGPQTMDVDGLLTEKQRNALIQAYDRGYFDSPRRASLEDVADDLGVTRQSLAGLLKRGHRALIAGTIAGE; encoded by the coding sequence ATGTCTGTCGAGGCGCGGTTCACGGTCGCGAGTGATTCGATCCCGCTCGGACCGCTGTTCGAGGAGTATCCGACGTTGGTCGCCGAACTGGAACGCATCGTTCCGACGGGGCGGTCGGTCACCCCCAGCATCTGGATCTCCGGCGTCGCGTGGGACCAGCAAGAACACGTCGTCGAACACCTCGAACGAGAGTCGTCGGTGGACGGCGTCGAGTTGGTAGACCGGTTCGACAACGAGTGCCTCGTCGAGGTGGAGTGGAACGTGAGTACCTCCGGTGTCGTTGGCGCACTGGTCAACACTGACGTGATCGTGTTGTCGGCTGTGGGGTCGCGGCACCAGTGGCGGTTGAAACTCCGCGCGCACAGCCGAGACGCGCTCGCGAACTTCCAGCGACGCTGTGACAAGTACGAGATTCCGATCGAGCTTCGGTCGATTCGAGAACAGGGCCCGCAGACGATGGACGTCGACGGCTTGCTGACGGAGAAGCAACGGAACGCACTGATCCAGGCGTACGACCGGGGGTACTTCGACTCCCCGCGACGCGCATCGTTGGAGGATGTCGCCGACGACTTGGGGGTCACCCGACAGTCGTTGGCTGGACTACTCAAACGCGGTCACAGGGCACTCATCGCGGGGACGATCGCGGGTGAGTGA
- a CDS encoding DUF7512 family protein: MFGLETLDGNALAAVLVGAVLAEALVLYVGYGLLESTLGERVNELVGGI; encoded by the coding sequence ATGTTCGGACTGGAGACGCTGGACGGAAACGCGCTGGCGGCGGTCCTCGTCGGGGCCGTCCTGGCCGAGGCGCTCGTCCTGTACGTCGGGTACGGACTGCTGGAATCAACGCTCGGCGAGCGCGTGAACGAACTCGTCGGGGGGATCTGA
- a CDS encoding HalOD1 output domain-containing protein, producing the protein MDRLELDPAAGKYTGAFDPAVDSPSSIVIHCAAALTGRDPIDMEPLYTVLDPDHLDELLSSDHTSVEVQTEFTYEGFVMAVTNVGSITIRAADDARKSR; encoded by the coding sequence ATGGACCGCTTGGAATTGGACCCCGCAGCCGGGAAGTACACGGGAGCGTTCGACCCGGCGGTCGATTCACCCAGTTCGATCGTCATCCACTGCGCGGCGGCGCTCACCGGTAGGGATCCGATCGACATGGAACCGCTGTACACCGTGTTGGACCCGGACCACCTAGACGAGTTGCTGTCCAGTGACCACACGTCCGTGGAGGTGCAGACGGAGTTCACCTACGAGGGATTCGTGATGGCGGTGACGAACGTAGGGAGCATCACGATACGAGCGGCTGACGACGCGCGGAAGAGCCGCTGA
- a CDS encoding tryptophan--tRNA ligase has translation MTDDDFTVTPYAVQGDVDYERVLDQFGADELTEAERERFPEPLHPLIKRGIFYGGRDVEEYLDAIDEDEQVSIVTGRGPSGPMHIGHVFPLYLAKYLQDRTGAHVYIPISDDEKYFAKDQDFDDIQGWAKDNITEIMAVGFDPEKTRIVVDSADADVIYPWAAKFAKRYTQSTVNATYGDPDNVGLSFYPAVQATHLLLPQLVHGRHRTIVPIAVDQDPHIRLCRDVAAKEDYDVYKPSALLSRFFPQLKGDGGKMSSSDQNPTIYLSDDRDAVLEKIQTYAFSGGQTSLEEHREKGGDPDVDVAYQLLYYFFEEDDEKVEELAADYRSGELLTGELKNYAAEKVSDFLEAHQERKAALGDFDEEIRNYTLTDEERATLTEDLLY, from the coding sequence ATGACTGACGACGATTTCACCGTGACGCCGTACGCCGTTCAGGGTGACGTCGACTACGAGCGCGTGTTGGATCAGTTCGGCGCCGACGAACTGACGGAGGCCGAGCGCGAGCGCTTCCCCGAGCCCCTCCACCCCCTGATCAAGCGCGGCATCTTCTACGGTGGGCGCGACGTCGAGGAGTACCTCGACGCCATCGATGAGGACGAGCAGGTGTCCATCGTCACCGGCCGCGGCCCCTCCGGCCCGATGCACATCGGCCACGTGTTCCCCCTCTACCTCGCGAAGTACCTCCAGGACCGCACCGGCGCGCACGTCTACATCCCCATCTCCGACGACGAGAAGTACTTCGCGAAGGACCAGGACTTCGACGACATCCAGGGCTGGGCCAAGGACAACATCACCGAGATCATGGCTGTCGGCTTCGACCCCGAGAAGACCCGGATCGTCGTCGACAGCGCCGACGCCGACGTGATCTACCCGTGGGCCGCGAAGTTCGCGAAGCGCTACACGCAGTCGACGGTGAACGCCACCTACGGCGACCCGGACAACGTCGGGCTCTCCTTCTACCCGGCGGTGCAGGCGACCCACCTCCTGCTCCCGCAGCTCGTCCACGGGCGCCACCGCACCATCGTCCCCATCGCGGTCGACCAGGACCCCCACATCCGGCTGTGCCGCGACGTGGCCGCCAAGGAGGACTACGACGTGTACAAGCCCTCGGCGCTCCTGAGCCGCTTCTTCCCGCAGCTCAAGGGCGACGGCGGCAAGATGAGCAGTTCCGACCAGAACCCCACGATCTACCTCTCTGACGACCGCGACGCCGTGCTCGAGAAGATCCAGACGTACGCCTTCTCCGGGGGCCAGACCTCACTGGAGGAGCACCGCGAGAAGGGCGGCGACCCCGACGTCGACGTCGCCTACCAGCTGCTGTACTACTTCTTCGAGGAGGACGACGAGAAGGTGGAGGAATTGGCCGCCGACTACCGCAGCGGCGAGTTGCTCACGGGCGAGTTGAAGAACTACGCCGCCGAGAAGGTCTCGGACTTCCTCGAGGCCCACCAGGAACGGAAAGCCGCCCTCGGCGACTTCGACGAGGAGATCCGGAACTACACCCTCACCGACGAGGAGCGCGCGACGCTGACCGAGGACCTGCTGTACTGA
- a CDS encoding sulfatase-like hydrolase/transferase, whose product MSRPLSELATVDDVSNVVVFVSDAMRYDFLPKPVRQLGVTGRAIAASTFTASALPSLLTGQYPATHSVWMFDDRVERRPPLLDDEETDVGFDAHTVWPELPSAEKPPLQIHHVEEERTLDDLEPPFTHVVHDVGPHAPYGFDNGVFESTKEFFAEYERRRDRLVELYRADCQRSASRFLDLVDALDERDLLEETLVVFTSDHGQCLGEPSRGGRFGHGHPMVPENVEVPVVFAGAGLPRGRRLDGILSGTDVAPTVLSAQRGTVPDDVDGVDLWTVSPPADRTPRSDVWQHLDVGVGPVEHELTVYAATSAWDDAGGHVFHRGSRLERLGALAYDNLLRGYSPAWRHNVTVDGLASFLSVTLGDTQTYGAPEFSASKAAERVPSAFERGDPAVSDASLNQRQEEHLRDLGYL is encoded by the coding sequence ATGAGTCGACCTCTCTCGGAGTTGGCGACAGTCGACGACGTCTCGAACGTCGTCGTCTTCGTATCGGACGCGATGCGGTACGATTTCCTCCCCAAGCCGGTCAGACAGCTCGGGGTAACGGGACGAGCGATCGCGGCGAGTACGTTCACCGCATCCGCGCTGCCGTCGCTACTCACAGGGCAATACCCCGCGACACACTCGGTGTGGATGTTCGATGACCGCGTCGAGCGCCGACCGCCGTTGCTCGACGATGAGGAGACGGACGTCGGGTTCGACGCCCACACCGTCTGGCCGGAGCTCCCGTCGGCGGAGAAGCCGCCGCTGCAGATCCACCACGTGGAGGAGGAGCGCACCCTCGACGACCTCGAACCGCCCTTCACGCACGTCGTCCACGACGTTGGCCCACACGCACCGTACGGCTTCGACAACGGTGTGTTCGAGTCGACGAAGGAGTTCTTCGCCGAGTACGAACGGCGCCGCGACCGCCTAGTCGAACTGTACCGCGCCGACTGCCAACGGTCGGCGTCGCGGTTCCTCGATCTCGTCGACGCTCTGGACGAGCGCGACCTACTAGAGGAGACGCTCGTAGTGTTCACGAGTGACCACGGCCAGTGCCTCGGCGAGCCGTCGCGTGGGGGGCGCTTCGGCCACGGTCACCCGATGGTGCCCGAGAACGTCGAGGTCCCCGTCGTATTCGCGGGCGCTGGACTCCCACGTGGGCGTCGGCTAGACGGCATCCTGTCTGGCACCGACGTCGCGCCGACGGTCCTTTCAGCCCAACGAGGTACGGTGCCGGACGATGTCGACGGGGTTGACCTCTGGACCGTGAGCCCCCCCGCGGACCGCACGCCTCGCTCGGACGTCTGGCAGCACCTTGATGTGGGTGTCGGGCCGGTGGAACACGAGCTCACGGTGTACGCGGCGACGTCTGCGTGGGACGATGCGGGCGGCCACGTGTTCCACCGGGGGTCGCGGCTCGAACGCCTCGGCGCGCTCGCGTACGACAACCTCCTTCGCGGCTACTCGCCGGCGTGGCGACACAACGTCACTGTCGACGGGCTGGCCTCTTTCCTATCGGTCACGCTCGGCGACACGCAGACGTACGGCGCCCCGGAGTTCTCTGCGTCGAAAGCGGCCGAACGTGTTCCTTCGGCGTTCGAGAGGGGAGACCCAGCCGTCTCCGACGCCTCCCTCAACCAACGCCAAGAGGAACACCTCCGCGACCTCGGGTACCTGTAG
- a CDS encoding glycosyltransferase family 4 protein, with product MQVLYIIGQGEGGLAHYTAELANAVAVDHDVVVMKPEETDADAHLDDRVQVVEAFSPIQISMPRIYSLDMNPITVLRGLYSYTAIERVFDIDPDVVHDATGIFPQVRLFAARHGVDETYPFVVTKHEVLESRFSLSRPPVMVEEAINLLLPSLDTDAYVVHTPSQRDALVRQGVDSDRVSVIPHGAYSLFGSADDVSRSPEPNTLLFFGNVVPPKGVDTLVEAMPLVREHVPDATLVIAGSGSLPEDARAIVDAHPDAIEYLDRYVPDDEVGDLFARAEVVVTPYREQGGTKGHSGALSTAFSFGKPVVSSSAGDFPRLVGETGCGRVVPPEDPERLADALVDVLTDDEARAEMARRSREMAERLSWSTIADEHVDLYERVVGSVDVGRNRPPDGESTARVLASEFDI from the coding sequence ATGCAGGTTCTGTACATCATTGGGCAGGGAGAAGGTGGCCTCGCCCACTACACCGCTGAACTCGCCAACGCCGTCGCCGTCGACCACGACGTTGTCGTGATGAAGCCGGAGGAAACGGACGCCGACGCCCACCTCGACGACCGCGTTCAGGTGGTTGAGGCGTTCTCCCCCATCCAGATCTCGATGCCGCGGATCTACTCGCTCGACATGAACCCGATCACCGTACTCCGTGGGCTGTACTCCTACACTGCTATCGAGCGGGTGTTCGACATCGACCCCGACGTCGTCCACGATGCCACCGGGATCTTTCCGCAGGTGCGACTGTTCGCGGCGCGTCACGGCGTCGACGAGACGTACCCGTTCGTCGTCACGAAACACGAGGTCCTGGAGTCGCGCTTCTCGCTGTCACGACCGCCGGTGATGGTCGAGGAGGCCATCAACCTCCTGTTGCCCTCGCTGGACACAGACGCCTACGTCGTCCACACGCCGAGTCAGCGGGACGCGCTGGTCCGTCAGGGCGTCGACAGCGACCGGGTCTCCGTCATTCCGCACGGTGCCTACTCCCTGTTCGGGTCGGCAGACGACGTGTCGCGTTCCCCCGAGCCGAACACACTGCTGTTCTTCGGCAACGTCGTCCCTCCGAAGGGTGTGGACACGCTCGTCGAGGCGATGCCACTGGTCCGCGAGCATGTCCCGGACGCGACGCTCGTGATCGCCGGCAGCGGATCACTCCCCGAGGACGCTCGCGCGATCGTCGACGCTCACCCTGACGCGATTGAGTACCTCGACCGCTACGTCCCCGACGACGAGGTCGGTGACCTCTTCGCGCGGGCCGAGGTCGTCGTCACGCCGTACCGTGAACAAGGTGGGACGAAAGGACACAGTGGCGCGCTGTCGACGGCGTTTTCTTTCGGCAAACCGGTCGTCTCGTCCAGCGCCGGCGACTTCCCGCGCCTCGTCGGCGAGACTGGCTGCGGCAGGGTGGTCCCACCGGAGGACCCCGAGCGACTCGCCGACGCCCTCGTCGACGTCCTCACCGACGACGAGGCTCGTGCAGAGATGGCCCGTCGGAGCCGGGAGATGGCCGAACGGCTCTCTTGGAGCACCATCGCGGACGAACACGTCGACCTGTACGAGCGTGTCGTCGGTTCAGTCGACGTCGGTCGCAACCGCCCGCCGGACGGCGAGTCAACCGCGCGTGTGTTGGCTTCCGAGTTCGACATTTGA
- a CDS encoding GNAT family N-acetyltransferase: MQHNIPNQTDDGTVIKECARPDAWDQFIERADGPPFALWGWGEAASVYGHSCRRLVAVDDDGIVAALPLVYVRSRLFGSKLVSPPFGERASVVSADRATESDERALLERARTLADDLEVDFVSLRGRDLPELAGFESRRRFVTFSVPVADEASIRGAIKDSRERQIRQAGDNSELTYEEGDDLEDLRDYYRLYLRSVRGHGTPPHSFAFYRTLWECYSPEDRLHLGLVRRDGEVINGIINLASGSTASQWGVVTDYDHRDLNGGSYLVWKSLQWAAANDLDAYEFGRTREGSGVYMFKKSFGGEKTWYHDLHYFPDGDGDLPHPDDERYDRLKDVWKRLPIPVTQFVGPKLRSSVTL, encoded by the coding sequence ATGCAACACAACATTCCCAACCAGACCGACGACGGAACCGTAATCAAAGAGTGTGCCCGCCCAGACGCCTGGGATCAGTTCATCGAGCGGGCAGACGGCCCCCCATTTGCGCTGTGGGGGTGGGGAGAGGCCGCCAGTGTATACGGTCACTCCTGTCGCCGGCTTGTCGCCGTCGACGACGACGGGATCGTCGCGGCGCTCCCGCTCGTCTACGTCCGTAGTCGGCTGTTTGGGTCGAAACTCGTCTCTCCACCGTTCGGCGAACGGGCGTCGGTCGTGTCGGCCGACCGGGCGACAGAATCCGACGAACGAGCACTGCTCGAACGCGCGAGGACGCTCGCGGACGATCTCGAGGTGGACTTCGTCAGCCTCCGTGGCCGCGATCTCCCTGAGCTGGCGGGGTTCGAGTCGCGGCGGCGGTTCGTCACGTTCAGTGTTCCAGTGGCCGACGAGGCGTCGATTCGGGGAGCGATCAAGGACAGCCGTGAACGACAGATCCGACAGGCGGGCGACAACTCCGAGCTAACCTACGAGGAGGGCGACGACCTCGAAGACCTGCGCGACTACTATCGCCTGTACCTCCGCTCGGTTCGAGGCCACGGCACGCCGCCACACTCGTTCGCGTTCTACCGGACGCTGTGGGAGTGCTACTCCCCCGAGGACCGACTCCACCTCGGCCTCGTCCGACGCGACGGTGAGGTGATCAACGGGATCATCAACCTCGCGTCGGGATCGACGGCGTCCCAGTGGGGCGTCGTCACTGACTACGACCATCGCGACCTGAACGGCGGCAGCTACCTCGTGTGGAAATCGTTGCAGTGGGCAGCGGCCAACGACCTCGACGCCTACGAGTTCGGGCGGACCCGCGAGGGGTCGGGCGTGTACATGTTCAAGAAGAGTTTCGGTGGGGAGAAGACGTGGTACCACGATCTCCACTACTTCCCGGACGGTGATGGGGACCTCCCCCACCCTGACGACGAACGCTACGACCGCCTCAAGGACGTGTGGAAACGCCTCCCGATCCCGGTAACGCAGTTCGTGGGTCCGAAACTCAGATCCTCGGTGACTCTCTGA
- a CDS encoding sulfite exporter TauE/SafE family protein, translating to MEILGVAVELLAMFAGFGLLIGVLFGFFGMGGSFLVTPALLVMGYDANVAVGSGLAFVFGTSVIATLKHRDLGQVDYKLGVLMIAGTTGGIEVGKIGLEYLQHIGLADSVVSVAYVGLLGSIGAFVTYTAMKGGGGGISHDVDETDDDADDIPAIAQKIQSYHIPPMISVRGGFTVSLWMVLAVAFATGLLSGFLGVGGGFIRMPALFYLVGVPVPVAVGTDLFEIVFSGGIGSFLYAQSGAVDLSIVVPLLAGSALGARIGAGATSLVNEDDIKVYFGVMLLLGALAVAVRQVGGYLGIEFFDVVSLVIILGAALLVSGAVILSSIRELRNESASSEPTSAD from the coding sequence ATGGAGATTCTCGGCGTTGCAGTCGAACTCCTCGCGATGTTCGCGGGGTTCGGCCTGCTGATCGGTGTCCTGTTCGGGTTCTTCGGAATGGGCGGGTCGTTCCTCGTCACGCCCGCACTCCTCGTGATGGGTTACGACGCGAACGTCGCGGTCGGGTCCGGTCTCGCGTTCGTGTTCGGGACCTCCGTCATCGCGACACTGAAGCACCGTGACCTGGGTCAGGTCGACTACAAACTCGGGGTCTTGATGATCGCGGGCACAACTGGTGGAATCGAAGTCGGGAAGATCGGATTGGAGTACCTCCAGCACATCGGGCTGGCCGACAGCGTGGTCAGCGTCGCGTACGTGGGCCTGCTTGGCTCTATCGGGGCATTCGTCACGTACACCGCCATGAAGGGCGGTGGCGGCGGGATCTCCCACGACGTCGACGAGACCGACGACGACGCGGACGACATTCCCGCCATCGCACAGAAGATCCAGTCGTACCACATCCCGCCGATGATCTCGGTGCGTGGGGGCTTCACCGTCTCGCTGTGGATGGTGCTCGCCGTCGCGTTCGCGACTGGGCTCCTCTCGGGCTTCCTCGGCGTCGGTGGCGGCTTCATCCGCATGCCTGCGCTGTTCTACCTCGTCGGCGTGCCGGTGCCGGTGGCGGTCGGGACTGACCTGTTCGAGATCGTCTTCTCAGGCGGGATCGGCTCGTTCCTGTACGCCCAGTCGGGCGCGGTCGACCTCTCCATCGTCGTCCCGCTACTCGCAGGGAGCGCACTCGGCGCCCGCATAGGTGCCGGTGCGACGAGCCTCGTCAACGAGGACGACATCAAGGTGTACTTCGGCGTGATGCTGCTGCTCGGCGCGCTCGCAGTCGCGGTCCGCCAGGTCGGTGGCTACCTCGGCATCGAGTTCTTCGACGTGGTCAGCCTCGTCATCATCCTCGGCGCAGCGCTGTTGGTGAGTGGCGCGGTCATCCTCAGCAGTATCCGCGAACTCCGCAACGAGTCGGCGTCCTCAGAGCCGACGTCTGCCGACTGA
- a CDS encoding polysaccharide deacetylase family protein, protein MVGDLARTESVAPSLCWRPECVPGRSWTTATRRRTRRVALVGTRYRTLCSRVASAVGVVGRSKVRRMIPITNQTHQNLGFVAAMHHITANALSFDLEHWHTATLLRDAVADPVDHLVDSTNIVLEHLDNHDVTATFFVVGEVAREYPDLIAEVAAAGHEIGSHGHSHRPLFDLSPGVFERELRDSREAIVDACGVSPTGFRAPNFSVTQETAWAFDVLRESAYEYDSSVFPMKTPMYGVHGAPRRPYTVDPADPFAADAADDRDVAPDDLVELPLSVLGSTLRFPIAGGFYARVTPRQILQHAIARLERTGIPANLYFHPWEFNPAVRTDEPPLLARLISFTGIDRLGDTLDAMLERFQFGPVRDLCGGAFDADPDSLSDSPNNIWT, encoded by the coding sequence GTGGTCGGCGATCTCGCAAGGACTGAATCGGTGGCACCATCGCTTTGCTGGAGACCAGAGTGTGTTCCGGGGCGTTCGTGGACAACTGCGACACGACGTCGAACTCGGCGAGTCGCGCTAGTTGGCACGCGCTACCGAACGCTGTGCAGCCGCGTAGCGTCCGCTGTTGGCGTAGTAGGCCGATCGAAGGTCCGACGTATGATCCCTATTACAAATCAGACACATCAGAATCTCGGGTTCGTAGCGGCAATGCATCATATCACGGCTAACGCGCTCAGCTTCGATCTAGAGCACTGGCATACCGCCACGCTGCTCCGTGACGCGGTCGCTGACCCTGTCGACCACCTCGTCGACTCGACGAACATCGTTCTCGAGCACCTAGACAACCACGATGTGACGGCGACGTTTTTCGTCGTCGGCGAGGTTGCACGCGAGTACCCCGACCTCATCGCCGAGGTCGCGGCAGCAGGTCACGAGATCGGGTCGCACGGTCACTCACACCGCCCGCTGTTCGACCTCTCACCCGGGGTGTTCGAGCGGGAACTTCGGGACTCACGCGAGGCGATCGTCGACGCGTGCGGCGTCTCTCCGACGGGGTTTCGCGCGCCGAACTTCTCGGTGACACAAGAGACAGCGTGGGCGTTCGATGTGCTCCGAGAGAGTGCCTACGAGTACGACTCCAGCGTGTTCCCGATGAAGACCCCGATGTACGGCGTCCACGGGGCGCCCCGGCGACCGTACACGGTCGACCCAGCCGACCCGTTCGCCGCTGACGCCGCTGACGATCGAGATGTCGCTCCAGACGACCTTGTCGAACTCCCGTTGTCGGTCCTCGGATCGACGCTCCGGTTCCCGATAGCGGGCGGTTTCTACGCGAGAGTCACGCCACGACAGATCCTCCAACACGCGATCGCTCGGCTCGAGCGCACCGGTATTCCGGCGAACCTCTACTTCCACCCCTGGGAGTTTAACCCGGCTGTCCGGACCGACGAACCGCCGCTCCTCGCACGTTTGATCAGCTTCACCGGCATCGACCGCCTCGGCGACACACTCGACGCGATGCTCGAGCGGTTCCAGTTCGGTCCTGTCCGAGACCTGTGTGGCGGTGCGTTCGACGCCGACCCAGACTCACTGTCCGACTCCCCCAACAACATTTGGACCTAA